A single Hippocampus zosterae strain Florida chromosome 1, ASM2543408v3, whole genome shotgun sequence DNA region contains:
- the tbc1d19 gene encoding TBC1 domain family member 19: MDEDAELSQTIAQLVRRLKGTHLHAQMEREARECLHQPQIQLDSLKDDVRSFLRTSGWERKLQNAVHRELHVGRLAPSLPAVPPEHLKEPLAYMRKAQASWERRIVKSLNSMSTELGVPLARMRPAAEQQERSNKWNEMGTDELDLSRFRPVYAPKDFLEVVVALRSPNLDSGEDTGARSHWGLVQVPLGVKDIAQLREDYAELSLATGQLGIDDNAHIHPDVFENDYIDIGKKVLAEQDSAAAQQYSRRGCPTGLRADLWALILNSVNPPQDVLHFEQLKAGVLQHDLLVDNLIYKDVKLTASNDDDYFVFEDFLYQVLLCFSRDAAVLEHFKYNSATPPKSYIQGKEGDDDYAVFYPPNGVIPFHGFSMYVAPLCFLYNEPSKLYSVFREMYTRYFFRLHSVSSACSGIVSLCLLFERLLQTHLPQLFYHLRQIGVQPLRIAFKWLVRAFSGYLCTDQLLFLWDRILGYDSLEPVAVLAAAIFVFRADNLMEVTSLASAEAVLADLSTLKVMPLIQIFLFAV, translated from the exons ATGGACGAAGACGCCGAGTTGTCACAGACTATTGCTCAGCTCGTCCGACGCCTGAAAGGGACCCATTTACACGCTCAAATGGAACGAGAAGCTAGA GAGTGTTTGCATCAACCGCAGATCCAGCTGGACTCTCTGAAGGACGACGTGCGGAGTTTCCTTCGAACATCAG GTTGGGAAAGAAAGCTCCAGAATGCAGTGCATCGAGAATTACACGT CGGGAGACTGGCCCCGAGCCTCCCGGCAGTTCCCCCAGAGCACCTCAAAGAGCCTTTGGCATACATGCGCAAGGCCCAG gccagctgggagaggcGCATCGTGAAAAGTCTGAACAGCATGAGCACAGAACTGGGAGTACCTCTGGCCCGAATG AGGcctgcggccgagcagcaggagCGAAGCAACAAATGGAACGAGATGGGCACGGATGAACTAG ACTTGAGTCGCTTCAGGCCGGTCTACGCCCCCAAAGACTTCCTCGAG GTGGTGGTTGCCCTGCGGAGCCCCAACCTCGACAGCGGTGAGGACACCGGTGCCAGGAGCCACTGGGGCCTCGTCCAGGTGCCCTTGGGTGTCAAGGACATCGCACAGCTG AGAGAAGACTACGCGGAGCTGAGCCTCGCCACCGGGCAGCTTGGGATCGACGACAATGCGCACATCCATCCAG aCGTATTTGAAAACGACTACATTGACATCGGAAAGAAAG TGCTCGCTGAGCAGGACAGCGCGGCGGCGCAACAGTACAGCCGGCGGGGCTGCCCCACGGGGCTGCGGGCCGACCTCTGGGCCCTCATCCTGAATTCTGTCAACCCGCCGCAG GATGTGCTGCATTTTGAGCAGCTGAAGGCGGGAGTCCTCCAACATGACCTGCTGGTGGACAACCTCATCTACAAG GATGTGAAGTTGACCGCCAGTAACGACGACGACTACTTTGTCTTCGAAGACTTCCTCTACCAG GTCTTGCTGTGTTTCTCGCGGGACGCCGCCGTCTTGGAGCACTTCAAGTATAACAGTGCCACGCCGCCCAAGTCTTACATCCAAG gcaaAGAAGGGGATGATGACTACGCCGTTTTCTACCCTCCCAACG GTGTCATCCCGTTCCACGGCTTCTCGATGTACG TGGCGCCGCTATGCTTCTTGTACAACGAACCGTCCAAGCTGTACAGCGTCTTCAGGGAGATGTACACGCGCTACTTCTTCCGACTGCACTCGGTGTCCTCGGCGTGCTCG GGTATCGTTTCTCTGTGTCTGCTTTTTGAGCGGCTCCTGCAAACGCACCTACCGCAGCTCTTCTACCACCTTCGACAGATCGGAGTGCAGCC GTTGCGCATCGCCTTCAAGTGGCTGGTCCGAGCTTTTTCGGGTTATCTTTGCACCGACCAACTGCTTTTCCTTTGGGACCGAATCCTGGGCTACGACTCCCTCGAGCCGGTAGCAG TCCTGGCAGCCGCCATCTTCGTCTTTCGGGCCGACAACTTGATGGAAGTGACGTCTCTGGCTTCTGCTGAG